The Populus nigra chromosome 4, ddPopNigr1.1, whole genome shotgun sequence genome contains the following window.
ATTTGCTCGTTGTCATGccatttagaaaataaaaataaattttttttctcaaatatataaataaatgatatgtttaaaatttatttgaaaataacttGTAATGTCAGGCAAGCTAAAAGGCTGATCATTATACaatacatttaaaagaaaacatcctTTAACAATGCGTTATTGCGGATGATACTATTTAATgaataatactattttaaaaaaataattggtcataattttttttttaattttattattcaaaataatgtttGTGATGTTTACTTCTCTTTGCATATTTTTAGCCTTCAaggtttttttcctaaaatttcataattaaattagaggtaaatttaatgaaataagatttcaatttgtagtataaaaaataattacaagaagaatgacccaaaaaaacaaatgggtttttttcatatttgcttGAAAAAGGTTCATTTTCATCTAGAAATTCTTCATTCAATCATTCTTGGTCCTTCtaggtttataattttatgcttagatcataatttttatttttttcatgttctagTCTTTTAGTTTCAAGAAAAGAGAGAATGTCATTGAAAAATAACAGAGCAGAGAGAAAGTGACGGGTTAAATACATTttgacactaaaaaaaatcttggtgttattGGATTTCTTTTAATGAGATAAATTTTGTTGAGGTGGTTTTAAACTTTCATCTCGCCAAAAAAGATAGAGTATGTCTCGAAAAACTTTTGttaattcaatttagtttttggtttttgatcgATTTAGGAGTGATTTGaggtaaataataaatttattaaggtTAATAAGgtgtttttaattacttttatgtGAACATAgttgaaaaataggtttttgaGGTCTCAAATGTTAGACCGACTTTTTGACCACCTTTAATGGCTAAGAATCTATACTGGTAAAGAACACATAGTATGTTATTACAAGCTACACTTTATCTACtcggttttttttagaaaaagacaaataggttaaaaacagagaaagaagaCCAAACACGAGAGCCTAACCTTTAAGGCCCACACGCGCCTCAACTTTTTTGTATTGGGCTAAGCATGATGGCTCATCTAGATCCGAACATCTGACTTTTTTTTAGACAacccttgttttttatttttatttttcatcaaaaattttcattaaaatttgtcATGGATGACATCTTAGTGAATTGATTacatgaaaggataaaaaaaaaaaggtgttatcACCTAGTTTTATGATTATTGGAACCctaattggtttttaaaattttttggataaaaaatttgttatgcTAAAGGGAAGGTGAAAATCATCATAAGATATCATACATGAGGTAAAttgtattattgtttgattttaaaataaaaatacatattatgcATACATGCCAATATTTTTACCTAAACTAAATGCATATGTTATTAGAGGTGAAAACTTTCAAGATAGTGATTTGGGATATAGGCTTGATAACGAAACCAAAtccttactttttatttttattacggAGACgagattcaaaataataattaatagattGTGGCAAGATTcggaataataattaacaaagatttgggttttgaattttttcctttaattatcCAATTTATATTAACCCAACCTAAATTAATTATTGTACCAAGCATAACCACCAATATTTcaacaaattcaattaatataaaacatgaaaaaaaaatcatgaatatattCAAAActacatcaacatcaacatcaatatcaatatcaatatcaatatcaatatcaatatcaatGAACATTTGCGGTCCagaatttaacaaaacaaattacaaaattatataaacaacaaataaggattaaaatcaaacttaacGAGTCGTTGGAGTCAGTTGGGATAAAGAGaattgatgaaaagaaaaaaaaaacggtcCAGCATGTGAGCTCCACGCACGACGGAGCTATTAATGTTGCAGCGCGTAGACCACTTTGCAGGAAGCGCAACTCACTCCTCTTCCTAAATAGTATCAGTGGTGTTAGTCACCTCCACTAAAGATAGGAGATCGGAGGTCAGGAAGTTACTTATGTGCTGCCGGATTTTTTTGGGCAATTTAgcaacttgtatttttttttattgtttccttctctttttgctatttttgtagGGTCTTTTTTTGCaagaatctatttttttttggtaacctgGGATGTCCAGGCTAGCTTACACATATCACAACTAATTCCCGGATCCACTAAACACCCCGCAAGCCCAGTAGATAGATAAGACACCGCGGGGATGATATGTGTGCACGATGAGACTCGAATCCAAGAGGCAGAGGCAAAGAAACCTGCCTCTACTGCTGGGCTAGAAGCCTCGGTGCAAGAGTTTATTCGTTTAACGTCTAGATGTGTCATTCTCTATTTGTACTGTACGAGATTTTTTgtggagtaaaaaaaactaaattaaaaaaataatattaaataattatattgtttcatTGTTGATTATggattcataattaattaaaatttaaatcaccATAAGATATCATACATGAGGTAAgttgtattattgtttgattttaaaataaaaatacatatcatGCATACATGCCAATATTTTTACCTAAACTAAATGCATATGTTATTAGAGGTGAAAACTTTTAAGATAGTGATTTGGGATATAGGCTTGATAACAAAACCAAAtccttactttttatttttattacggGGACgagattcaaaataataattaatagattGTGGCAAGATTcggaataataattaacaaagatttgggttttgaattttttcctttaattatcCAATTTATATTAACCCAACCTAAATTAATTATTGTACCAAGCATAACCACCAATATTTcaacaaattcaattaatataaaacatgaaaaaaaaatcatgaatatattCAAAActacatcaacatcaacatcaacatcaatatcaatgtcaatatcaatatcaatatcaatatcaatGAACATTTGCGGTCCagaatttaacaaaacaaattacaaaattatataaacaacaaataaggattaaaatcaaacttaacGAGTCGTTGGAGTCAGTTGGGATAAAGAGaattgatgaaaagaaaaaagaaacggTCCAGCATGTGAGCTCTACGCACGACGGAGCTATTAATGTTTCAGCGCGTAGACCACTTTGCAGGAAGCGCAACTCACTCCTCTTCCTAAATAGTATCAGTGGTGTTAGTCACCTCCACTAAAGATAGGAGATCGGAGGTCAGGAAGTTACTTATGTGCTGCCGGATTTTTTTGGGCAATTTAgcaacttgtattttttttattgtttccttctctttttgctatttttgtagGGTCTTTTTTTGCaagaatctattttttttggtaacctgGGATGTCCAGGCCAGCTTACACGTATCACAACTAATTCCCGGACCCACTAAACACCCCGCAAACCCAGTAGATAGATAAGACACCGCGGGGATGATATGTGTGCACGCTGAGACTCGAACCCAAGAGGCAGAGGCAAAGAAACCTTGCCTCTACTGCTGGGCTAGAAGCCTCGGTGCAAGAGTTTATTCGTTTAACGTCTAGATGTGTCATTCTCTATTTGTACTGTACGAGATTTTTTgtggagtaaaaaaaactaaattaaaaaaataatattaaataattatattgtttcatTGTTGATTATggattcataattaattaaaatttattttttaatgtgcaGCATCTtttgcaataatttttaaactctACTTGATctttctatgtatttttttttaaaacacaatctctcattattatttttaagtccATACTCTACCTAGTTCCttgttctccttttctttttatttcacccttaaactctcccctctctctctctctctctctctctaactctcctctctctctctctctctctctctctctctctaactctcctctctctctctctctatatatatatatatattaaaaattaaattgaacaaaacacataaaaaaattgaggtaaaaaataagttatgataaaattcactataaataaataattaggattatatttaaaatattattccatTAATACCATTCAATTTTacctttgttttcaaatttgatcatagcatttgtttttgtaattttagcaATAATcctgttaattattatttattaacctaatatgaaaaaaaaagtttgtggcaaaaaatattcaataaaaataagatttatattttttattataaatatcttacatatttttattagattaattaatttctaatagTATATGAAATATGGAGGCatgattttcaatattttatcaatattttttccatataagtttttttatttaaaagacaatgcttttaattaaaaaaaaaccatgtttctaccaataaaaaaaatgtagtttAGATTGAAGGGATTCAtattttcctatttattttaaattattgagatttttataaaaaagatattttaattgcctttacttttaattcaaaatacttGTTAGTATGAAGaaatattttagtaaaaaaatgtatgtgtaagaaaagaattattcattttaaaaaaatattctatgaaattataaaaaaactaaaaaaaatagattttaaaaccTAATTACGCGGgtaaataattagttaaaacaCTGCATTGCATTGCGAGCTTGAATAAAAATGATCGTACTTGGAAAGGAAACGACGACAACAACGAAGCGAAAAAGGTAGAGTTTATTAGAAGGAGACCGTGTGCTGTGCTCTGATTAGAGAAAGCCTGCGTAGAGTGTGTAcggttaaaaaaacaataaaaaagttatttgtgGAAACCGCGTAACGAAGCAAAACTTAGACAGCACATAATCTCTCAAATCTCTTTACAAACCCTCTCCGTCTCAAGTGGAGCAGTTGTCTGTATTCTTGACTCAACCAACACAGTTCCACCAAAACCACCGCTCTAAGTCCAACAATGGACCCCACCAAGTTCAGAGGGAAGCAGCCCATGACGGTTGACATTGAGCAGATGCCGGAGACACCTTACCGAGGGAGCCACCACAGAAGGGCCCACTCAGATACGTCCTTCCGCTTCGACGACCTCCTCTTCTTAGATGCTTCTGACTTCGACCTCTCCTCTCTCGACGACCTCCCTACTCcgaacaccaccaccaccaccacccaccCTCCACCTGCAGCTCCCATGGCCGTCGACTCCTTGTCCGATGACTCCACATCCAACGGTCAGAATCAGAAGCCCAAACCCGTCAATCACCTCCGGAGCTTGTCTATGGACTCCGACTTTTTTGACGGTTTGGGTCTTGGGGCTGCTGGTGGTGCAGATGAGAAATTCGACGGGAAAGCGGTAGCGGGAGAAAAGAGGGCCGCGAACCCCCACCACAGGCATAGCTATTCGATGGATGGGTCGTTTGAGGTGGATTCTATTATGATTGATGGTGTCAAGAAAGCTATGGCTCCCGATAGACTCGCAGAGCTATCTTTGATTGATCCCAAAAGAGCTAAAAGGtttgaccttttctttttcttttttattttaaattaatctctaATGATTAATTCTACCTGTTCCTCATTTGCTTCCTAagctatatatattatatgtgtTAATTATTGTAGTACTTCAGTAGAAAGATGGAGAAGTAGTTGTGTGATGTTATTAGTTCTGTGGTCTTTTGTTGTTTGAATTGTCATTTTGCTGGGTAAAATGATTAGTGATGAGGGTTTTTTTAACGAAATGTTTGTGTTTTCTAGGATTCTTGCTAATAGGCAATCCGCAGCACGGTCAAAGGAGAGGAAAATCAGATACACTGGCGAGCTAGAGAGGAAGGTGCAGACGCTTCAGACTGAAGCAACTACCCTCTCCGCACAGGTCACGATGCTGCAGGTATATGTTGGTTTTGTTGTTTAATGGTTTTATCTAACTTCCTTGAGAAATATAATTAGATTTGgtttcttttattgaatttgtgCTTCATTGCCCTGTGaagtgatgatttttttctctatggGAATGCATGGAGCTGCAATATTTTGTTTGTGATGTCTCACGTGGGAATAATCGTTGGATCTATTGATTATGACTTTGATCTCTTGATGGAGTGATTATGAATTTTGTCTCATGATGGACAATTCATTTGATACCATTTTGAGATATCTATTAGAGTTTAACAGGATGGAAAGCAAGTACAGAAGCTATGGTACTTTACAATTTGGCTATGGCATGTTGAGGCATTTACCTTGATACACTGCCTTATTTGTTTTAAGCTATGTCCATCCCATAATAGGAAGTTTATGTTCAATCAAAATCTCTTTTAACCTTTCTTGCATTTGTATAACCATTTTTCAAGACTgtgatttaataacttttttcgtgttttgttaaaaaaattctttccaCATGCTATTGTTTTAACTGATGCATCATATTTTGTGGTGGACCCATGTAATTATGCATGTAACAATGATcatttttggtgttttatttTAAGCATTGCATTAAATGCTGGGTTGGTTCTTGATTTGAGAAGTTTCAGTTCTTATGATGACAAACCTGACTCGTTGATCAGATTACTATGTTAAGGCCACACACCTTGCTCCATATCCTTGAAGGAAAGAACAGTGTAGCCATATAGTGATTAATAGTTCTTTTACTGACATCAAAGCGACTTTAATATAATAGCATGGCGTCTTTCATGCGTCACCTGCACCAAGCAGCTACATGCCTTTCATATTTGAGGCATTAACCCCAACACACTGTCTTGTGTGTTCCATAATTGGAAGTTTAGTCAACCATATTTTCAATTGTGAAACCATCTATAATATTTTGACATGTCAATTCTGTTCAAGTTTTATCTAATCACCGTTTACAACCGCTGACTAATCATCTCATTTGGTTGTGGATTTATGAGATTATGCACTGGTATTATCTTCTAGTGTTCTAATTTAAGCATTGTGTTAAATATTGTGTTAATTCTCAGTGAGAAGTTCTGGTTGTTATGGTAACATACCTGACACAGTAATCATATTACTATTTTTGTTGTGGCCACGCAATTGCTCCTTATCCTCAAAGGCAAGAACTGTTGTGTATATATCCTTTACAGTGATTAATAGTTATATTTTAGTGATATCAATGAAGTTTCTTAAATAGCACGATGTCATCTATGCGTCAACTGCAGCAAGCTGCCTCATTTCATATTGTCAGTGGCCATGATAAAAAGGAGATACTTGGGTCTGTCAATTTGAGCTCAGTCAAACTGGTTGCTTGCGTGCTGTCATACTACCAGATCATCTTATTTATAGAACCCCTGATGATGAACCTGATTTAACAGGATGAATTGACCTCACTGGACTTGAACTCTGTTTGAGCTGTACTTGCACTCTAGAAGGATTTCATAGAAGAAATTTGAGCAAGAGTTTTTGATTTCATGTTGAAGCGTGGAAGAATTGAGTGATGCAtcaatcatttcaaaacttatagCCAAAAACAATGAGTTATGCTTATTGTCCACACGCTTAACTCATTCCATCTTCTGAAGCATGCACCATACTGTCATTCCATAATACTGGATATAATTGTTCTCTGTGTTATCATGCATAGTGCATGTGGAGGCTCATGGCATTTCAACTGCAACCCATCCAACCATTCATGCAACCAGCCCTGTTTCTGCACGCCCATAAATGCTCTCCAATGAAAGTATTTATCAGCCTTAGCTATTGAGACATGCCCCCAGAAACTTTACTAAAAGATTATCTGgaactttttttaacatttattttgaaatgcaaCAAACCTTGTGAGATTTCATATCATCTTAACTCCCACAATGGCTGTCCATAATCTCAGTTGGAACCTGTAGCAAAGATTCTAGCTATCTTAGATGGTTTTGTCCCTTTGGCTTTGTATTGAAGACATGAAATTAAATCCTGCAGTCACCATGCATGGAAAGTAGTGGCTGCAAGCTCTGTTTCAAGTGTTGAAATACATTTAAATTTCGTGTGAAAGTGGAGCCCACATTAACACCTCCTTGAAATCtggattatttttcttaaaaatatgcTTGGATAAATCTCTGTTTGGAAAGTTATCTAAATTTCAAGTTGATTGGTGTGCTTTTGAGACTTGCCTACAGACAGCTTTACTTCAGATTCTTGTTTACACTCTTATCCAGTTATTAATCTGCAGAGCATTATTTATGTTTCCTAAAATAGATTGTGCAATTCATGATGTGTTTGTGTATATTGACAAGTATGTCCTATGCTTTGTATTAGACAGGTATATGACTTTTTGAAAAATGTAGGCTCCTATTTTCACCTTGGCAAATACTTTCCATATCCATGGATTTCCCAAAAGATGCAATGATATTTGTTGAACATATTTAAGTTTTGGGCTGCATGGGTTATATATAGTCTAGTACATGTTGCTATATTTCCTTTTCCACCTGCGtgcttttttgaatttgtttttagatgATATGGGTATCTTGTTCAAAATTGTACTAATTTATTCCGACTTGTCTATATCCTTCCAGTAACCTGGATGGCACTCATAGAGGCTGCATTAGCTAGTACTGGCAAAAAAATCAGTTaggaaaaaaatacagaaaaatatGGAGGAAAGCTAATGTTTGTCTATATTCTTTTTATGGATGCAGAGAGACACCACTGGGTTAACTGTTGAGAATAAGGAACTGAAACTGAGGTTACAGGCTATGGAGCAACAAGCACACCTTAGAGATGGTACGCTTTGAATaagaatgtttttcttttttggaggtGTAATAATCacatttttctatttgtttgacATTTTAATGTACTTGCATAATCTAAGCACACCAGGTAACATTATAATGTACTTACATAATCTAAGCACCCCACCTGGTATGTGAACATCGTCCTCTTTTAGCATTTGATGGATGTGATATGCCATAATTTGCCACATCTTAAACAGTGCCTGGGCAGGTTTGGGTGTAGGTGTGTCTGTAGAGTATGAGTTATAGCATGTCAGCATCATTTATCCAAAGGTATTATGTTGTTGCCATGCTttgaaattattcttaaaatggGAGAAATACCTTTTATCATTTTCCAtatgaacaattttttattttggcattCTGCCAAAATGctcatgtttaattattttaaacatgttCACTTACTTATTTTTCATCAGTAGTTTTAGGGGATGAATCTAGAGTAGTGATGGATTGGTGTTTTGTAATTTTCCATGGTGTGCAGCTCTGAATGAAGCATTAAGGGAAGAGGTGCAGCGGCTTAAGATAGCAACTGGTCAGGTTCCGGCTGTCAATGGAAACCCTTTCAACAGAGTTCTGCCTCCTCAATTCCCCCCCCATCAGGGCTTACAAACCTTTGGCAACCAGCAAACTCAGCAGCAGCTGCACATGCCACAGCCATCCACCACTGGCCAGACTCATAATGGGCAGCCACACCCTAGCTTCTCAAATTTCAGCCAAAGGGTCTAATGTCACCGGCGGAACCTCATTAGCTGGAATGTAATGTTGCAAAATAGAAATTAGTTCGACCCTCGTAGCATCTTGTATATGTAAGCATGTATATTGGTTGCAGGCACAGGTTGTGAGAGTACTTTCTCGTAGCTCCTGTCACGTCAGGCTATGTTATCCTCAGGACAGATTATATTTATCACATGTTGCATAGAAATTAGGCCTTCATTAAACAATTGAGTGGATGACTATTGTAACCTTCTATGTGCAGAATAATTAATCTCTGGGTTCGGCTGGACCAAGCACCACACATTTTCCTTTGAAATATGTGTTGGTTTCAACCAGCTATGAGCGCACCTAGGTCAGAAGTTATCCCTTACGCCATTCACAATTAAATGACGAGCATGCAATTTTTTGACATCGCTAAAAGCCTAAAGGGTTATATTTTAGTCCTCCAGAATACATGGATGAGAATGGCAACCGGTTCTCTCAGTCTTTTCTTTCTAAAGAAGAGAGGTTTTGGAGGCGGTTGGTGGCTATGTTTTGCAGGGATCGTTGGCCCAACCATTTGCTATTCTTGATGGAGACTACCCTTttcagttcttttttatttctttcatctGCCTGTCTTCACTTGTGACCGAGCAAGATTCCCTCCAGATAAAAGGACAGTGTCAGAGTGTCAAATTGGCTAGGTTTGCGCTGACGAGAAATGTGACTGGAGAGACATAATGGACAGTGGTATCCCGCAAGACAGCAGCGATTTCGGCAGGCATCGCACCAACTTATGCAAGCAGGCATGAGTCTAGACTTGGGTGATGGATAGCCCAAGGCATACTGATTCTGGCAGCGTGGGAAGTTGGCAGAATGTTTTGTGGGTTTGTGGAAAGTCTAGGTGCAGACCCGCCAACAAGATCGCATTGCCTTGACGAAGCCAAGGGCATTGGCAGCTTGCAATGGAGAGGGGCTGAATCCGGCAGGCAGCGTGCGAAGACTTTCGCTGATATGCATGTGTTATATAACTAATCAATTGGTTATACATgatgattttaattatatatatatatatataattaattaatttagagtaaaaataaaaatctttgaacaaaaatgttttataaaaaaattataaaattattataattataatatttttattgcattaaaaCATTATTCCTAAATGTTCATGATCAATACTTTATTAAGACTAAACATTAATTAGAactattcaaattaatatatattatgttttttttatgaaatgaaacaatatttttttataaattaaagtatAAAAGATACTTATAATTAATACGTAGTTACTTATCAAATTATATGTATATTGAATTGATATCCCGGTGaacagttttttaatttgattcaaaattaaaaattaaaaatcaagtgTATAAAGGTTAAATGTTAAGgatgtaagaaaataattaaaggatAAAGAGTTCTTAAAGATGTTTGATAGAtatgtaaaaattatatatacgtATGTGGGTGaagtttttctattcttttaaaataaaaaattcaggaTAAATACCtaattaacatttgatttttacGTGAAAGATGAATATGCTATAGTAGATTAATGctactattttaaattttgtttcgaTCTAAAGTGTTTATAGCCTTACGATAGgtcttaaaattttcaaatcagaACCATATAATTACTCATATATACATATAGgatctaataaattttaaatcaatgcttaaattaaatataataaaaaaatatgtataataaaGTTTGTGTGGtctaattcaaaagaaaaggaaaatcaaacacgaggatgatttttttatatctaaaaaagcATCCTCCCTTGACATTTTTTCATCACCCCCACTTGGGTTAATACTTGACATTTTTTAAGGATCAAGTGTTAGCCCCCTTATTTTTTCCTTCCTCTCCTAACAATATACCAAACAAGGtttaaaagtgaataaaaattatccaaatTATCCCCTTCAACATAAAACCAAACATAAGCATTGTCGCTCCTGTGAACGTTTCTTGCAAGCTTATGGTTGTCTTGTAATAAGCGAAGGTGACGAATTCTTCTCCTTGTTGCGCATTGATGTTTGATTTGGTGGGCTGATAATACAATCAGTTGGATGAATGATgccagtgttttttttttcttttttacaatagAAAAAACCCACCCACttacatttatatataatttttacacATCCATCGAAACATCTTTAGAcacttacttttaatttttaatttttaatcaaattaaaaaaaaaaacacactaggGAAAATAATATTCCTCAGGCCAATATTCATTTAAAGACAAATCACAATTTGtcaaaatgatttgttttttagttcctcttcttttttttcttatgattaaaCTTTTATTGGCTCAAATTGATAGAAAGTTAAAGCATATTTATTAAGGAATGACAATATTTAAAGATAGAGAACTACATTGAAAAACACGgcaaaaaatatggtttttcaaAACTTGGATCTAAATATAcattttagtcttttaattttttaaattataaactttcaaagaaattcaaatttggtcccaaactttttttttttaattttttttatctctggTTTGAGAGGGAAAATATAAATTAGCCGAATTCCAGTTGTAAAAAGAGAAAGTTTTGGTTGAGACCGGTTCTGAACACGAAAACAAGTGATTTTGgagttaacatgttttttttatatatggatAGTTTATTCAAggtgtttttttacttaaaattaccTAAAGAtctgaatccaaaaaaaattttaatttcaaattgattGTAGGTTTTGGAATCAATTTTTGGGTTGTTAGAGTCTATAGATCTGTTTTACAAAGTgtttatgttgttgttgttttttttttttttagtcaaaatatggttaaaatgagtttttcttAGTATGAAACAGACCAGCTTGATTTTTCAGCGatcaaatattaatgaaatcttAGTATTTTTTCTGATTAATTAAAGGGTGGATAACCTctttaagaaaattgaaaaaaaagcctAGTAATATAGGTCGCTCCAAGCTCGCTTGCCTCAGCATTTTTTTGGAGGCCTAAGAGTTCTGAGTTATCTAAACTCGAGAAATTaggttatttttcctttttttttatttattagaattgatttttaaattttttttacttatttttgttttatttcatcatttaatatttgattgattactAATTGggcaacataatttattttgatttttttgtcaatcGTCTTAATATTTGATTCgtacttaattttatataaatatttattttagataaaaaaaattataaaacaaattgttgaaactaattgattttataatacAGTTTACAAGTTTAactgattaattttattagatttcattctcatttttaGCATCAtacaatttaataaattgacGTTAATTACTAAGCAGTCGTAATGTGGAAGCGGCATTCGGAGGAATTTAGAGAGTAAAGATTGTCCCTAATAAGTTCCAACGGTCTTAGAGAAACGACAACAAGGAGAAGAATATACCGGAGAAATCAGAGCTCatcatccaaatatatatatgcatcCAATACTGTTAATTGTTAACTGAATATATATTTGGTGCTAGCTGTGTAGTGGGATCAAACAACGAGCAATGGAACTGAGCATCTTGCTGGTCTTAGTTCTCATAAGCATGCTTGTATTTTCAGCTTTCTTCTGGCTACAGTCACGGATTTCACCAAAAGAAATGGAGATAATCCCAGGTAGCTTGGGTTGGCCAGTTGTTGGTGAGAGTTTCTCTTTCCTATCCGCGTTTTCTAGTGCAGCTGGTATATTCAGCTTCATGAAAAACAGGCAGCAGAGGTAAGCAATTTACTTCTCAAAATCTGTCTTATTGTCCGAACGGCTACTAAACAATTTGATCTTTGTTTTTCTGTTCTATTGAAACTTTTTCGTAGGTATGGAAAGGTTTTCAAGACTTTTGTTCTGGGAAGATTCACTGTATTCATGACTGGAAGAGAAGCAAGTAAAATCTTGTTGACAGGAAAAGATGGGATGGTGAGTTTAAACCTCTTTTATACAGGGAAGCAGGTGCTGGGCCCTACCAGCTTGCTCCAAACCACCGGAGAAGCTCACAAAAGGCTTCGGCGTCTGATCGGAGAACCCCTGTCAGTAGATGGCCTAAAAACGTATTTTCACTTCATTAACACAGTGGCTATGGAAACATTAGACCAATGGTCTGGACGAACAGTGCTGGTCCTTGAAGAAGCTTCTACAGTTGAGTCTCTGTTGCTCAATCAAAAGAGATT
Protein-coding sequences here:
- the LOC133692269 gene encoding transcription factor VIP1-like, producing the protein MDPTKFRGKQPMTVDIEQMPETPYRGSHHRRAHSDTSFRFDDLLFLDASDFDLSSLDDLPTPNTTTTTTHPPPAAPMAVDSLSDDSTSNGQNQKPKPVNHLRSLSMDSDFFDGLGLGAAGGADEKFDGKAVAGEKRAANPHHRHSYSMDGSFEVDSIMIDGVKKAMAPDRLAELSLIDPKRAKRILANRQSAARSKERKIRYTGELERKVQTLQTEATTLSAQVTMLQRDTTGLTVENKELKLRLQAMEQQAHLRDALNEALREEVQRLKIATGQVPAVNGNPFNRVLPPQFPPHQGLQTFGNQQTQQQLHMPQPSTTGQTHNGQPHPSFSNFSQRV